A region from the Vibrio rumoiensis genome encodes:
- a CDS encoding sulfate/molybdate ABC transporter ATP-binding protein: MSIRLNNISKKFGNFEALSPLSLDIENGEMIGLLGPSGSGKTTLLRIIAGLENANTGSIHFGDKDVTNVHVRDRRVGFVFQNYALFRHMTVADNVAFGLQVMDRSVRPSAAEISQRVKKLLEIVQLGHLAGRYPEQLSGGQKQRIALARALATKPEVLLLDEPFGALDAKVRKDLRRWLRNLHDELGFTSVFVTHDQDEALELSDRVVVMSNGKIEQVDSPVELYAHPNSRFVFDFFGNVNQFKAKWNNKHWQDGNAFILPPMEEKTQKDGALYIRSHEVSISAKPNSQASLPCKVVAINPVGAEVRVELSPIGWGSNDLWEAKLTHQALNEQSFGRGDDVYATPQVGYFFADDAKGEPSILRWPFLAPGNLMFDI, translated from the coding sequence ATGAGTATTCGTTTAAACAATATTTCCAAGAAATTTGGCAACTTTGAGGCACTTTCACCGCTCTCGTTAGATATTGAAAATGGTGAAATGATAGGGCTATTAGGGCCATCAGGTTCGGGTAAAACCACGTTGCTGCGCATTATTGCTGGATTAGAAAATGCCAATACAGGCTCTATTCATTTTGGTGATAAGGATGTCACCAATGTGCACGTACGTGATCGCCGCGTAGGATTTGTGTTTCAAAATTACGCGTTATTTCGTCATATGACGGTTGCGGATAATGTTGCTTTCGGCTTACAAGTTATGGATCGTTCTGTACGCCCGAGCGCTGCCGAAATTAGTCAACGTGTAAAGAAGTTATTAGAGATAGTTCAGCTTGGGCATTTAGCCGGACGTTACCCTGAACAACTTTCTGGTGGGCAGAAGCAACGTATCGCTTTAGCACGAGCATTAGCCACTAAACCTGAAGTGTTATTACTGGATGAGCCATTTGGAGCGTTGGATGCAAAAGTCCGTAAAGATCTGCGCCGTTGGCTGCGTAATTTACATGATGAATTAGGTTTTACGAGTGTATTTGTTACCCATGATCAAGATGAAGCTTTAGAACTTTCAGACCGTGTTGTGGTTATGAGTAACGGTAAAATAGAGCAAGTGGACTCACCTGTGGAGCTTTACGCTCACCCAAATAGCCGTTTTGTGTTTGATTTCTTTGGCAACGTTAATCAATTCAAAGCCAAATGGAATAACAAACATTGGCAAGATGGAAATGCTTTTATTCTTCCACCTATGGAGGAGAAAACGCAAAAAGACGGGGCGCTTTATATTCGAAGTCATGAAGTGAGTATCTCGGCTAAACCTAATAGTCAGGCATCGTTACCATGTAAAGTGGTTGCGATTAACCCTGTAGGGGCTGAAGTTCGTGTAGAGTTATCACCGATTGGTTGGGGCTCAAATGATTTATGGGAAGCGAAATTGACACATCAAGCATTAAATGAACAATCATTTGGTCGTGGAGATGACGTTTATGCTACCCCACAAGTCGGCTACTTTTTTGCTGATGATGCAAAAGGTGAACCCTCGATATTGCGTTGGCCATTCTTAGCGCCAGGTAACTTAATGTTTGATATCTAA
- the artM gene encoding arginine ABC transporter permease ArtM, translated as MNEQHVWQLLDGLQTSIELTIVALLVGCTLSLLMTVTLIVRLPVIHWFSRGLITLFTGTPLLVQIFLIYYGPGQFDWIRDSFMWNWLSQPWFCAMLALALNTAAYSTQLFKGAFDAIPSGQWQACRALGMNTKTTLGVLLPYAIRRAIPAYSNEVILVFKGTSLASTITIMDLMGYAQRINAQTYDTLTVFGIAGAFYLIVNGILSLVFRKVEQKVLAFESQSH; from the coding sequence ATGAACGAACAACATGTTTGGCAGCTACTTGATGGCTTACAAACCAGCATAGAATTAACTATCGTCGCGCTACTCGTCGGCTGTACTTTATCACTGTTGATGACCGTGACACTAATTGTACGCCTACCGGTCATTCATTGGTTCAGTCGTGGTTTGATCACTTTATTCACTGGCACGCCATTACTGGTACAAATCTTCCTAATTTATTATGGCCCGGGCCAGTTTGACTGGATTCGTGACAGCTTCATGTGGAATTGGTTAAGCCAACCTTGGTTTTGTGCCATGTTAGCCTTAGCGCTAAACACTGCCGCCTACAGCACTCAACTGTTTAAAGGGGCGTTTGATGCCATTCCATCTGGCCAATGGCAAGCTTGCCGTGCATTAGGTATGAATACCAAAACTACGTTGGGCGTTCTACTTCCGTACGCCATTCGCCGTGCTATCCCGGCTTACTCCAACGAAGTGATTTTGGTATTTAAAGGAACCTCTTTAGCCAGTACCATCACGATTATGGACTTAATGGGCTATGCGCAACGCATTAATGCCCAAACCTACGATACCTTAACGGTATTTGGTATTGCTGGCGCGTTTTACTTAATCGTCAATGGCATATTATCGCTAGTATTTCGTAAGGTAGAACAGAAAGTTTTGGCATTTGAATCGCAGAGTCATTAA